Proteins from a genomic interval of Rosa chinensis cultivar Old Blush chromosome 2, RchiOBHm-V2, whole genome shotgun sequence:
- the LOC112184242 gene encoding zinc finger BED domain-containing protein RICESLEEPER 2-like has product MSLNSLSSNSSTRSPGNEIIPATQQGEETEGAQSHHPSTTKKGAAKIAAAKRKRAEKAQKVKKSKERSWIWAHFIKVEHPLMETVDGIEQEVGHTTRAQCKYCTTHLACNSTSNGTSSLIKHIEVICKEYPGRKELAASQTQLGADDLDENMVTRHWTQEACIQAATVMIVMDEMPFSSIERPGFKYFCKVAIPKWKNPCRKVIVKFFLQMYQSKKEELRKELSCHCVCLTTDTWTSLQNINYMVLTAHFIDNGWKLHKRVLNFCVISNHQGATIGRILESCLRAWSIDRVLTISVDNASANKHAIDYIRDKMNDWEKSAIFGGKYLHVRCLAHIVNLIVRSALHLLDKSVSSIRNAVRYVRSSSSRLDAFRSCIEKEVGDCKRICVLDVPTRWNSTYIMLETALELRKAFDRLKDDEDSKYTSYFDEDEEAVEEDGEEPGDFSVDLSAIRSSRASRKRVGPPNAADWEKAVVFVKFLKVFYNVTLSVSATNHPTSPKAFHDIVSIHVEIEDLFCQPVDNHDVTQKILFQMA; this is encoded by the coding sequence ATGAGTTTGAATTCACTTTCTTCTAATTCAAGTACTCGGAGTCCTGGAAATGAGATTATACCTGCAACACAGCAAGGAGAAGAGACTGAAGGAGCTCAGTCGCATCATCCTAGCACCACGAAGAAAGGTGCTGCAAAGATTGCTGCTGCAAAGAGAAAGAGGGCAGAGAAAGCTCAAAAAGTGAAGAAATCTAAGGAGAGAAGTTGGATTTGGGCACATTTCATAAAGGTGGAGCACCCGCTTATGGAGACTGTGGATGGAATTGAACAGGAAGTTGGCCACACCACAAGAGCACAATGTAAGTATTGTACTACTCACCTCGCATGTAATTCGACTAGTAATGGAACTAGTTCTCTGATTAAACACATAGAGGTAATATGCAAGGAATATCCGGGTAGAAAAGAATTAGCAGCGAGTCAAACTCAGCTTGGTGCTGATGACTTAGATGAAAATATGGTAACTAGGCACTGGACTCAAGAAGCTTGCATTCAAGCTGCTACGGTTATGATAGTGATGGATGAAATGCCCTTTAGTTCCATAGAAAGACCAGGTTTTAAGTATTTCTGTAAGGTGGCTATTCCGAAATGGAAAAATCCCTGTAGGAAGGTTatagtgaaattttttttgcaaATGTATCAGTCGAAGAAGGAAGAGCTTAGGAAGGAATTGAGTTGTCATTGTGTGTGCTTGACAACCGATACTTGGACATCCCTTCAAAACATCAACTATATGGTATTGACTGCGCATTTCATAGATAATGGGTGGAAATTGCACAAGAGAGTTCTAAATTTTTGTGTAATATCAAATCATCAAGGAGCTACAATCGGAAGAATTTTGGAGTCATGTTTGAGGGCTTGGTCTATTGATAGAGTCTTAACTATTTCTGTGGATAATGCTTCTGCAAATAAGCATGCCATAGATTACATTAGGGACAAAATGAACGATTGGGAAAAGAGTGCTATTTTTGGTGGGAAATATCTGCATGTTCGGTGTTTAGCACATATAGTCAATCTCATTGTGAGGTCTGCCCTACATTTACTGGATAAATCTGTGTCTAGTATAAGGAATGCAGTTCGATATGTTAGATCAAGCTCATCAAGGTTAGATGCATTTAGGTCTTGTATTGAAAAAGAGGTGGGTGATTGCAAGAGGATTTGTGTGTTGGATGTTCcaacaaggtggaattccacctacaTTATGTTGGAAACAGCTTTAGAGCTTAGAAAGGCATTTGATAGGCTGAAAGATGATGAGGACAGTAAGTACACGTCTtattttgatgaagatgaagaggctGTTGAGGAAGATGGTGAAGAGCCGGGTGATTTCAGTGTTGATTTATCTGCAATTAGGAGCAGCAGGGCATCTAGGAAGAGGGTTGGACCACCTAATGCAGCAGATTGGGAAAAGGCAGTTGTGTTTGTCAAATTCTTGAAGGTATTTTACAATGTAACATTGAGTGTTAGTGCCACAAATCACCCTACCTCACCAAAAGCTTTCCATgatattgtttcaatccatgttgagattgaAGATTTGTTTTGTCAACCTGTGGACAACCATGATGTTACACAAAAGATCCTATTTCAGATGGCGTAG